The following are from one region of the Juglans regia cultivar Chandler chromosome 10, Walnut 2.0, whole genome shotgun sequence genome:
- the LOC108991533 gene encoding uncharacterized protein LOC108991533: MSTKTMRLPPRRVLTPNIVIDKKRKERDGLGLGALEPSSKRSTSKPAGCVDPIPSNRLLAGYLAHEFLTRGTLLGRPWDPAQKEAIPVSGRGKQRDDGGAEPRGGAERRRGRRQVEDHQRYVELANLLKTGGAHVPGIVNPTQLACFLQLQL, encoded by the coding sequence ATGAGTACCAAAACGATGCGACTTCCTCCGCGTCGCGTTTTGACGCCCAATATTGTCATTGATAAGAAACGCAAAGAGAGGGATGGACTCGGGTTGGGCGCCCTCGAACCCTCGTCGAAGCGGTCGACGTCGAAACCAGCCGGATGTGTCGATCCGATCCCGTCTAACCGACTTCTGGCCGGGTATCTTGCCCACGAGTTTCTCACCAGAGGTACGCTGCTCGGTCGACCGTGGGATCCGGCCCAAAAGGAGGCGATTCCGGTGTCGGGGAGAGGGAAGCAGAGGGATGACGGTGGAGCGGAGCCGAGAGGTGGAGCGGAGCGACGACGAGGACGACGACAGGTGGAAGATCACCAAAGGTACGTGGAATTAGCGAATTTACTAAAAACGGGTGGGGCCCACGTGCCGGGCATTGTGAACCCCACCCAGCTCGCTTGCTTCTTACAGTTACAGTTGTAG
- the LOC118349733 gene encoding thioredoxin-like fold domain-containing protein MRL7, chloroplastic, protein MSFLHASTIPKSFPPFKSFSFQNPTARPTSSLSCVARKSDTVPDPELDSNYNPKSKPKKTTRRRLKAEVEATQNDNDENPGGSMTYPVTIPRKPRRGRRSEAAAVEDFVRDSLQRTFTSIREQNPEVFENNEKVMKDRVEDDKVESDSDEDDNEDGDGVSGGGGGRGKKKMVVEEESASWPLDADVGWGIRASEYFEQHSIKNVVGEDGFEIDWEGEVDDNWVKEINCLEWESFAFHPSPLIVLVFERYNRAADNWKALKELEKALQVYWSAQDRLPPRSVKIDINIERDLAYALKAREGPQILFLRGNRILYREKEFRTADELVQMIAHFYYNAKRPSWIDVTALAPPY, encoded by the exons ATGTCGTTCCTTCACGCTTCTACAATTCCCAAATCGTTCCCACCTTTTAAATCGTTTTCTTTTCAGAATCCTACTGCTAGGCCTACTTCATCTCTTTCTTGTGTTGCAAGGAAGTCGGACACGGTACCTGACCCTGAACTCGATTcaaattacaatcccaaatCTAAACCTAAGAAAACAACTCGCCGCCGCCTGAAAGCCGAAGTTGAAGCTACGCAGAATGACAATGATGAGAATCCTGGTGGGTCTATGACGTACCCAGTGACTATCCCAAGGAAGCCGAGGCGTGGCCGCAGGAGTGAAGCTGCTGCGGTTGAAGATTTCGTGCGTGACTCGCTTCAACGGACATTTACATCAATCCGAGAGCAGAACCCAGAGGTGTTTGAGAATAACGAAAAGGTAATGAAGGACAGAGTTGAGGATGACAAGGTTGAAAGTGATAGTGATGAAGATGATAACGAAGACGGGGATGGTGtcagtggtggtggtggtggaagaggaaagaagaagatggTGGTTGAGGAGGAAAGTGCAAGTTGGCCACTTGATGCGGATGTGGGGTGGGGGATTAGAGCGTCGGAGTATTTTGAGCAGCACTCAATTAAGAATGTTGTGGGGGAAGATGGTTTTGAGATTGACTGGGAAGGAGAGGTTGATGATAACTGGGTAAAGGAGATCAATTGTCTGGAGTGGGAGAGCTTCGCTTTTCATCCTAGCCCGCtcattgttcttgtttttgaaAGATACAACAG GGCAGCTGATAACTGGAAGGCTTTGAAAGAGCTAGAAAAGGCACTTCAGGTATATTGGAGTGCTCAAGATCGATTGCCTCCACGG TCAGTTAAGATAGACATCAATATTGAGAGAGATTTGGCATATGCTCTTAAGGCTAGAGAAGGCCCCCAGATTTTATTCTTACGAGGGAACAGGATCTTGTACCGGGAGAAAG AGTTCAGGACAGCAGATGAGTTGGTCCAAATGATTGCACATTTCTACTATAATGCTAAGAGGCCTTCATGGATTGATGTGACGGCTTTAGCTCCACCTTATTAA